The following are from one region of the Plasmodium cynomolgi strain B DNA, chromosome 1, whole genome shotgun sequence genome:
- a CDS encoding cloroquine resistance associated protein O2 (putative), whose translation MELLLNDGYTQEEKNCVEINQTDDFINQENDIHISVVKPITKRTIYSECEQINAFYKPVELVEEVNTYVKKGEEYLVKLYENLKHEQKRENEEAMKRGTNSTPTMGPRLGQLYNTKYTNEKGGTTEQPTTNLFKDESEYAGPKFETVFVPKLNKNIEIVNCLKENVNVDYTYLVPKPVVIPVQVPMLKFRDNFKIVPIRKKIIPVIRYTDEVVYVDCCVEKPYIVYENIIAPVPCDVPIEERKYIDHAPPV comes from the exons ATGGAGTTGCTACTGAACGATGGGTACACACAG gaggagaaaaactgCGTGGAAATTAACCAAACTGATGATTTCATCAACCAAGAAAACGACATACACATAAGTGTTGTAAAGCCAATTACCAAGCGCACCATTTATTCAGAATGTGAGCAGATAAACGCATTTTACAAACCAGTAGAGTTGGTGGAAGAGGTTAATACGTAtgtcaaaaaaggagaggagtATCTCGTGAAATTGTATGAAAATTTGAAGCACgagcaaaaaagagaaaatgaagaagccaTGAAAAGAGGGACAAATTCGACTCCAACGATGGGACCACGCTTAGGGCAGCTTTACAACACCAAGTacacaaatgaaaaggggggaactACAGAGCAACCTACAACTAACCTATTTAAAGATGAGAGTGAATATGCTGGGCCCAAGTTCGAAACAGTGTTCGTTCccaaattaaataaaaacatcgAAATTGTTAACTGTTTGAAGGAGAACGTCAATGTTGATTACACCTACTTGGTTCCCAAGCCCGTTGTCATACCTGTTCAAGTCCCCATGTTAAAATTTAGagataattttaaaatagttCCCATTCGTAAGAAAATAATCCCCGTAATCAGGTACACTGATGAGGTTGTCTACGTGGACTGTTGTGTTGAGAAGCCCTATATCGTTTACGAGAATATCATCGCGCCTGTTCCGTGTGACGTCCCCATAGAAGAGCGGAAGTACATCGACCACGCCCCTCCTGTGTGA
- a CDS encoding cloroquine resistance associated protein Cg4 (putative) encodes MSVLGIDIGNDNSVVAAINKGAINIVRNDVSERLTPTMVAFTEKERLIGDNALAKVKSNFRNTCRNIKNLIGKLAEQADQDDIELSESFGNIVPCEHNYLGYQVEYKKEKVDISVVRLAEKYIGKECNEIVLSYPPTFTNSQKECLIAATKIINVNALRIISDNTAVALDYGMYRMKEFKNDVGSVVVFVNIGYANTCVCVARFFSNKCEILSDVADTNLGGRNIDNELIKYINNVFVNSHKMNPLYKVRSTDLCEMGTGKLNPYFVTSNNETSQIDNKIRVKLQDVAVKTKKILSANNETSIHVECLYEDLDCQGFISRDNFEELCAPFFLSKLKSLLNKAMQVSKLNIADVQSIEILGGSTRIPFIQKFLQQYFDKPLSKTLIADESVARGCVLSGAMISKHYKVKEYECIERVTHPISVEWHNVNDPSKSKVERLYDTDSLKKKVKKVVIPEKGHIKVTAYYEDSPDLPPHCIKELGSCLIKVNEKNDKLVESHVMTTFSESDTFTFLGAQTVSKTVIKSKEDKKKSEEKKDIQKGDAAGGGAGSADASNEGDTDGKDNKTNEDESNKGKENNNEGTTMNGTATPSHQSGNKAELKKGEEGKVQTCYTTLPIEIIGAPGSYSTKDIYNFSEAEINMQHSDMQEAERLKNINELETIIYETRNRLNEMYKDFVMEDERDSILLALDDCENWIYDNIDENKNAFIKKKEQIRDRVKDIIYKYDTYTAKEKNLGNILNHLQNIIAQCDKRPSEESQKIIARTTKLLDHLNAMQEKEMKQALYEAPLYTLKDIENEFNEVTQMAQKHFSKLEAEELAKQKEKEKQEKQEREKMEKEKKKQQQADRKDADDSVEKDNNKDAKETDETDNSTNKDNAGSAEEKDI; translated from the exons ATGTCAGTGCTCGGAATCGACATAGGAAATGATAACTCCGTGGTTGCAGCCATCAACAAGGGAGCCATCAACATCGTGCGGAACGATGTGTCGGAGAGGCTGACGCCCACCATGGTGGCGTTCACGGAGAAGGAGAGGTTAATTGGAGACAATGCACTAGCGAAGGTGAAGTCTAACTTTAGGAATACATGtaggaatataaaaaatcttaTTGGGAAGTTAGCAGAGCAGGCTGACCAAGACGACATAGAATTGAGTGAATCCTTTGGCAATATAGTCCCTTGTGAGCATAACTACTTGGGATACCAGgttgaatataaaaaggaaaaggtggACATAAGTGTCGTGAGG ttagcagaaaaatatataggaaAAGAATGCAACGAAATTGTTTTATCTTACCCCCCTACTTTTACAAACAGCCAAAAGGAATGTCTCATCGCAGcgacaaaaattattaacgtGAATGCTTTGAGAATTATAAGCGATAACACAGCTGTCGCTTTGGATTATGGAATGTACAGAAtgaaagaatttaaaaatgacgtTGGGTCAGTAGTTGTGTTTGTTAATATAGGGTATGCcaacacatgtgtgtgtgttgcccgttttttctccaataaATGTGAAATTTTGAGTGATGTGGCGGATACGAATTTGGGAGGAAGGAATATCGATAATGAGCTCATTAAGTACATTAACAACGTGTTTGTAAATTCGCATAAAATGAATCCGTTATATAAGGTAAGGTCAACAGATCTGTGTGAAATGGGAACGGGGAAACTGAACCCATATTTTGTGACGTCCAACAATGAAACGAGTCAGATTGACAATAAGATAAGGGTGAAACTACAAGACGTTGCAGTGAAGACGAAGAAAATCCTCTCAGCGAATAACGAAACGTCTATACATGTAGAGTGTCTTTATGAAGACCTAGACTGTCAAGGATTCATTAGTAGAGataattttgaagaattGTGTGCACCATTCTTTCTTTCCAAATTGAAATCCTTATTAAATAAAGCTATGCAAGTAAGCAAACTGAACATCGCAGATGTACAGTCGATTGAAATTTTAGGAGGTTCTACCAGAATTCcatttatacaaaaatttctGCAACAATATTTCGACAAGCCATTATCCAAAACGTTAATTGCGGATGAATCCGTCGCTAGAGGGTGTGTCCTCTCAGGAGCCATGATTAGCAAGCATTACAAAGTGAAGGAATACGAATGCATAGAGAGAGTGACACATCCTATTAGTGTCGAATGGCATAACGTTAATGATCCATCTAAGTCAAAAGTGGAGAGATTGTATGACACAGATTCATTAaagaagaaggtgaagaaagTAGTCATTCCGGAGAAGGGACATATCAAAGTAACTGCATACTATGAGGATAGTCCAGACTTACCACCACATTGTATTAAAGAGTTAGGGTCCTGTCTCATTAaagtaaatgaaaaaaatgacaagttAGTTGAATCACATGTAATGACAACTTTTTCGGAGAGTGATACCTTCACCTTTTTAGGTGCACAGACAGTGTCCAAGACGGTGATTAAATCTaaggaggataaaaaaaaaagtgaggagaaaaaagatataCAAAAGGGAGATGCAGCAGGTGGTGGGGCAGGAAGCGCAGATGCTTCAAATGAAGGGGATACTGATGGGAAGgataataaaacaaacgaaGATGAATCAAataaagggaaagaaaacaaCAACGAAGGAACAACCATGAATGGAACTGCAACCCCATCTCATCAAAGTGGAAACAAAGCAGaactaaaaaaaggagaagaaggaaaagtgCAAACGTGTTATACCACTTTACCAATCGAAATAATCGGAGCTCCAGGATCGTACAGTACCAAAGATATTTACAACTTCAGTGAAGCAGAAATTAACATGCAACACAGTGATATGCAAGAAGCAGAAAggttgaaaaatataaacgaaTTAGAAACTATCATATACGAAACGAGAAACAGACTTAACGAAATGTACAAAGATTTTGTGATGGAAGATGAGAGGGACTCCATTTTGTTAGCCCTAGATGATTGCGAAAATTGGATCTATGATAAtattgatgaaaataaaaatgcctttataaaaaaaaaagaacaaattaggGATAGGGTAAAAGacatcatatataaatatgatacGTATActgcaaaagagaaaaacttGGGTAACATTTTGAACCATTTGCAGAATATAATTGCACAGTGCGATAAGAGACCATCTGAGGAAAGTCAGAAAATTATTGCGAGGACGACTAAGTTATTGGACCATTTGAACGCCATGCAGGAGAAGGAGATGAAGCAGGCCTTGTACGAGGCACCACTGTATACCCTGAAAGATATAGAAAACGAATTTAACGAAGTCACACAGATGGCGCAGAAGCATTTCTCCAAACTTGAGGCAGAAGAATTAGccaagcagaaggagaaggagaagcaggaaaaacaggagagggagaaaatggaaaaggaaaagaagaaacagcaGCAGGCCGATAGAAAGGATGCCGACGATAGTGTTGAGAAGGATAATAATAAGGACGCCAAGGAGACCGACGAGACGGATAACTCCACGAACAAGGACAACGCGGGGAGCGCGGAGGAGAAGGATATCTAA
- a CDS encoding glutaredoxin domain containing protein (putative): MKKNSKVPHLVCLLGAFPLYEAFSNEKSIEGLHHDNGTPAKLRKKSKVVHLEGTNINSKRASWGIKILSPHKNTAITSNEGETKSELRENVKGVNKICGEKIARKKWEPLWRYSCHGSRQLAECERANSNGEETGGRIFARKANCESGKGGKFQFREDTHQGNHVEMERADQFSGEEHTQMSSLEEHTQTSSLEEHTQMSSPEAHTQMSNPEDEPCSDTPSESETQEELTEEVINFIESIIKKHKIVLFMKGTALNPFCKYSKQAIHILKLNKVKEIRTVNILDDEQLRRSLKIYSEWPTFPQLYVNGKFVGGIDKLQELHDGKKLKGVLEDV, translated from the coding sequence ATGAAGAAGAACAGTAAGGTGCCCCATTTGGTTTGCCTGCTCGGCGCCTTCCCACTGTACGAAGCCTTCTCGAATGAAAAATCGATAGAGGGTCTACACCACGATAATGGTACCCCTGCAaagttacgaaaaaaaagcaaagtggTCCATTTGGAAGGCACAAACATAAATAGCAAAAGAGCATCGTGgggaattaaaatattgtctCCTCATAAAAATACGGCAATAACTTCTAatgaaggggaaacaaaaagtgAGTTAAGGGAAAATGTAAAGGGAGTGAACAAAATATGTGGCGAAAAAATTGCTCGAAAGAAATGGGAACCCCTGTGGAGGTACAGCTGCCATGGGAGTCGCCAACTTGCCGAGTGTGAAAGGGCCAATTCCAACGGTGAGGAAACAGGAGGACGAATTTTTGCACGCAAAGCAAACTGTGAAAGTGGTAAGGGAGGGAAGTTTCAATTCAGGGAAGATACCCACCAGGGGAATCATGTCGAAATGGAGAGGGCAGATCAATTCAGTGGCGAAGAGCACACCCAAATGAGCAGTCTCGAAGAGCACACCCAAACGAGCAGTCTCGAAGAGCACACCCAAATGAGCAGTCCCGAAGCGCACACCCAAATGAGCAATCCCGAAGACGAACCCTGCAGCGACACCCCCAGTGAAAGCGAAACGCAAGAGGAGTTAACAGAAGAAGTAATTAACTTCATCGaaagtataattaaaaaacacaaaatagtTCTCTTCATGAAGGGTACAGCTTTAaacccattttgtaaatatagcAAACAAGCAATACACATTTTGAAGCTAAACAAAGTGAAAGAAATTAGGACTGTTAATATTTTGGATGATGAACAGTTGAGGAGatctttaaaaatttactctGAATGGCCTACCTTCCCGCAGTTGTACGTAAATGGGAAATTCGTCGGGGGCATAGACAAACTGCAGGAGTTACATGACGGGAAGAAGCTAAAGGGCGTCTTGGAGGATGTG
- a CDS encoding chloroquine resistance transporter (putative), which yields MTILKKKKKGGPQITPDERYRELDSHAHDENEINGNVPIGRKILRFLKLVYDEIRENISVCLLIMIYLCVCVMNKIFAKRTLKKMGNYSFVTSETHNCICMIIFFTLYFMFGRRVMSAKERHRNFGIQFLLISLLDACSVIIAFIGLTRTTGNIQSFVMQLSIPINMFFCFLILRYRYHLFNYVGASIIVVTIAIVEYILSFETQEENSIVFNLVLIASLIPLSFSNMTREIVFKKYKINILRLNAVVSFFQIFTSCLMLPMYTLPFLKQINLPFSEIGTNIKNGFRCLFLGQNTIVENCGLGMAKMCDDCQGAWKTFIAYSFFNICDNLITSFIIDKFSTMTYTIVSCIQGPAIAIAYYFKFLAGDAVMQPRVLDFVTLFGYLFGSIIYRIGNIILEKKKMMEAGNDDDSEGELTNADSIITH from the exons ATGACCATcctgaaaaagaagaagaaggggggtCCACAAATAACCCCCGATGAACGTTACCGGGAGTTGGATAGCCACGCACATGATGAGA ACGAAATAAACGGGAACGTCCCCATCGGCAGAAAAATCCTCAGATTTTTGAAACTAGTTTATGATGAAATTcgggaaaatatttctgtttGTCTCCTGATTATGATTTacttgtgtgtatgtgtaatgaataaaatttttgcaaaaaggacTCTGAAGAAAATGGGGAACTACAGCTTTGTAACTTCGGAGACGCACAACTGCATatgcatgattattttttttaccttgtaTTTTATGTTTGGTCGTCGAGTCATGTCCGCCAAG GAGAGACACCGAAATTTCGGAATTCAGTTTTTGCTAATATCTCTGCTGGACGCCTGCTCAGTTATTATTGCGTTTATAG GCCTCACGAGAACCACCGGAAACATCCAGTCCTTCGTCATGCAGCTGAGCATTCCGATAAATAtgttcttctgcttcttgaTTTTACGATACAG ATACCACCTGTTCAATTACGTTGGTGCATCCATCATTGTCGTGACTATCGCGATTGTGGAATATATTCTGTCTTTCGAAACGCAGGAAGAGAATTCCATTGTGTTTAACCTCGTGTTGATTGCCTCGCTGATT CCGCTCAGCTTTTCCAACATGACCAGAGAAATAGTTTTCAagaagtacaaaataaacatcCTGCGCCTGAAC GCCGTAGTTTCCTTCTTCCAAATATTCACCTCCTGTCTGATGCTTCCGATGTACAcccttccatttttgaagCAAA tCAATTTACCCTTCTCGGAAATCGGAACGAATATAAAAAACGGATTTAGATGTTTGTTTCTTGGACAAAACACCATCGTGGAG AACTGCGGGTTGGGAATGGCCAAGATGTGCGACGATTGTCAAGGAGCATGG AAAACATTCATAGcgtattcctttttcaacATTTGCGACAATTTAATCACCAGCTTT ATAATTGACAAATTTTCAACCATGACATACACCATCGTCAGTTGCATACAAGGACCAGCAATAGCAATCGCTTACTACTTTAAATTCCTTGCG GGAGACGCTGTCATGCAACCCCGAGTGTTAGACTTTGTCACTTTG TTTGGCTACCTCTTCGGATCAATCATTTACCGTATTGGAAACATAATTCTTGAAA aaaaaaaaatgatggaaGCTGGCAACGACGATGACTCCGAGGGAGAGCTCACCAATGCCGACTCGATAATAACACACTGA
- a CDS encoding cloroquine resistance associated protein cg1 (putative) yields the protein MPPLPALAPVLVAVTLTHLVCHCFVNTKYQIQLDYSIPSEFLHNDRPHKYTNVTIGNDSFLCLLGKSSRFGDVREGGTPFPSPYEDEAEEVALSSVCDDLEVFKTAGEETPQGMNKYVEEKLRRSNYRLKYSQGQGIYYELDTQNDLPSAGTWEGAATQMVGSKMEAGATTRKKGGEEEGAAGRSTKGSGHGYREANQAMKKDHTGSGHGYGEASHAIKNDHTGRRGSPKKHSFNEMNVAQRKKNARLAIQCNFQKMYDYIFYKHKFNAYHKNRTYRNVNEQVLLKNHMIRGKMLTIKNACIDVFAPSSENELKICLNRSISFVSKRYDQKKIPTKKKKHTCVCSYQNDKDLLFVNNTVVQYYSDGTYLFEVLYICGNNNLRVNSFEKLHRYYFPLIFQIYEHVQANLTQLYKIIQNKWASKEPYFFKTFSMYRYSESYFRALKENLNKLLNGFFPKVKHLYRVTLSAYMFCDYTDRVNPPNHLLLKGLMNKCFQFSKHDEYIYEVCLPNSVIRYEKDAYDRVKYPLTLLGSSDRSTNEGKPFFEKMYDAFPVLKMNYRNRKDAENYLKTQKGVITQSADKPVEILKYGNENFYKALAVDLRGGRCRDSLGDVHDYITTIYFDCSLHYQNETQTNIVNIFQTTECHYYVHVSSPVLCAHPTLHTSLKSQNEVVRCFRNVFAASAQRVGRSRGRSGSNSASASCGEGEPALDDPYLSDADKLYLHQFQGKKKMLQKKNMHALESVPRNTKMEFGVKYDFGLGNYIRKRVYKGTPIFHIGNIVRHRYWNYEAVVVSWDYMCYAPAEWKYHFFLEYPTEVQNSVHYLLLVNKDGKKGGAILHDRSTYTDHPNKRTETSHAKQDKHSTADVAWENVRLNVSEEQPFHDDHFNFAYVPESSLVYGDKMIYSEHLSQFFEQYNSFFHFYIPKKDHIIWKLFPYDFFNLIF from the exons ATGCCGCCCCTGCCTGCGCTTGCGCCGGTGCTCGTTGCAGTGACGCTCACCCACCTAGTGTGCCATTGCTTTGTAAACACCAAATATCAAATACAGCTAGACTACAGCATACCTAGCGAGTTCCTCCACAACGACCGTCCGCATAAGTACACCAACGTAACTATTGGGAATGACTCCTTTCTGTGCCTCTTAGGAAAGTCTAGCAGGTTTGGCGATGTCAGAGAAGGGGGGACTCCTTTTCCCTCTCCCTATGAGGATGAGGCGGAAGAGGTAGCACTGTCGTCGGTGTGTGATGATCTGGAGGTATTTAAAACGGCAGGAGAAGAAACACCCCAAGGGATGAACAAGTACGTGGAGGAAAAACTACGTCGAAGCAATTACCGCTTGAAGTATTCTCAGGGGCAAGGAATATATTACGAATTAGATACACAAAATGATCTCCCCTCGGCAGGCACATGGGAAGGGGCGGCAACCCAAATGGTTGGAAGTAAAATGGAAGCGGGAGCAACCACccgcaaaaaaggaggagaggaagaaggagcagcaggaagAAGCACCAAAGGGAGTGGCCACGGATACAGGGAAGCCAACCAAGCAATGAAGAAAGACCACACAGGGAGTGGCCACGGATACGGGGAAGCCAGCCACGCAATAAAGAATGACCACACAGGAAGGAGGGGGTCCCCAAAGAAGCACAGCTTTAACGAAATGAACGTAGCTCAACGAAAGAAGAACGCACGCCTAGCCATACAGTGCAActtccaaaaaatgtatgactACATATTCTACAAACACAAATTCAATGCctatcataaaaatagaacCTATCGAAACGTGAACGAACAAGTTTTGCTAAAAAATCACATGATAAGGGGGAAAATGCTAACCATAAAAAATGCTTGCATTGATGTGTTTGCACCGTCTAGTGAGAATGAACTGAAAATCTGCCTAAACAGATCCATCTCATTTGTTTCGAAAAGGTAtgatcagaaaaaaatcccaactaagaaaaaaaaacacacatgtgtTTGTAGCTACCAGAATGACAAAGATCTACTCTTCGTTAACAACACCGTAGTTCAGTACTACAGCGATGGGACCTATTTATTTGAAGTCCTTTACATATGTGGGAACAATAACTTACGAGTTAACAGCTTTGAAAAATTGCATCGATATTATTTCCCGTTGATTTTCCAGATATATGAACATGTTCAGGCGAATTTGACCcaattgtacaaaattattcaaaacaAATGGGCAAGCAAGGAGccttacttttttaaaaccttttCCATGTACAGATACAGTGAGAGTTACTTCAGAGCGTTAAAGGAGAACCTAAATAAATTGTTGAATggattttttccaaaggtAAAGCATCTCTACAGGGTAACTCTTAGTGCATATATGTTCTGTGATTACACCGATAGGGTAAACCCACCCAATCATTTATTGCTAAAAGGATTAATGAATAAGTGCTTCCAGTTCAGTAAGCATGACGAATATATTTACGAAGTATGCTTACCCAACAGCGTCATTCGATATGAGAAGGACGCATATGATAGAGTAAAGTACCCCCTTACTTTGCTTGGATCTTCTGATCGCTCcacaaatgaaggaaaaccttttttcgaaaaaatgtatgatgCGTTTCCTGTGCTCAAAATGAATTATAGGAATCGTAAAGATgcagaaaattatttgaagacacaaaagggggtaatTACTCAATCGGCTG ACAAGCCAGTGGAGATTTTAAAATACGGGAACGAAAACTTCTACAAAGCGTTAGCGGTTGATTTGAGGGGAGGACGGTGCAGAGACTCTCTTGGCGATGTACACGATTACATAACGACCATCTACTTTGACTGCTCTTTGCATTACCAGAACGAGACGCAGACAAACATAGTGAACATATTTCAGACCACGGAGTGCCACTACTACGTGCATGTGTCGTCTCCCGTCCTTTGCGCCCACCCGACCCTGCACACGTCTTTAAAATCGCAGAACGAAGTTGTGCGGTGTTTCAGAAATGTGTTTGCAGCGAGCGCCCAGAGGGTGGGCCGCTCCAGAGGCAGAAGCGGAAGCAACAGTGCCTCCGCGAGCTGTGGAGAGGGAGAGCCCGCGTTAGACGACCCCTACCTCAGTGACGCAGACAAGCTCTACCTGCACCAGTttcagggaaaaaaaaaaatgctgcagaaaaaaaacatgcacgCACTCGAATCCGTGCCCAGGAACACTAAAATGGAGTTCGGCGTAAAATATGACTTCGGGTTAGGAAATTATATCCGAAAAAGAGTGTACAAAGGAACCCCCATTTTTCACATTGGCAACATTGTGAGGCATCGATACTGGAATTACGAAGCAGTGGTGGTCAGCTGGGATTACATGTGCTACGCGCCAGCCGAGTGGAAATATCATTTCTTTCTCGAGTACCCAACCGAAGTTCAAAACTCTGTGCATTACCTCCTTTTGGTTAATAAAGACgggaaaaagggaggcgCAATTTTACATGACCGTTCAACTTACACGGACCATCCTAACAAACGTACAGAAACTTCACACGCGAAACAGGATAAACACTCAACTGCTGACGTGGCGTGGGAAAACGTCCGACTCAACGTGAGCGAAGAACAACCATTCCATGATGACCACTTCAACTTCGCGTACGTTCCCGAGTCCAGTTTGGTTTATGGAGACAAAATGATTTACAGTGAACATTTGTCGCAGTTTTTCGAACAGtacaattccttttttcatttttacattccaAAAAAGGATCATATAATTTGGAAGCTTTTCCCGTATGACTTCTTCAACCTTATATTTTGA
- a CDS encoding cloroquine resistance associated protein Cg3 (putative) has translation MKRIHPLSVRRFHAERGRGPYTSCCSFLKCVKRLNDFPRWKWNQTRIEEKGHRYFTTNRKDPPPKEIKKKSVFLTWRCLGFNLALSLPILYFYLLQCERKKNGKGQIGLTKVENIGVPLIGGDFTLFNHDGKVVRNEDFKKKFCLIYFGFTYCPDICPQELEKQTIVIEKIVKKYGDIITPVFISVDPNRDTLAQVKHYCSSFSDKLVGLTGTKEQIKKVAKLFRVYYNEHVVADQGTKTDTQSGDSPVDNNYNYLIDHSIIHYLLDVDGKFVDFFGKNCTTSEMVERISHYVDLHLQNGATMAVWFDMLTLSGLPYV, from the exons ATGAAGCGAATCCATCCCCTGAGTGTGAGGAGGTTCCACGCAGAGAGGGGAAGGGGCCCCTACACATCATGCTGCTCCTTCTTGAAGTGTGTAAAACGCTTGAATGATTTCCCAAGGTGGAAGTGGAACCAAACTCgaatagaagaaaaaggccATAGATACTTCACGACCAACAGAAAGGATCCTCCACCAAAagagattaaaaaaaaaagcgttttCCTAACATGGAGATGCTTAGGGTTCAATTTAGCTTTGTCCCTTCCCATCCTTTACTTCTACCTTTTGCAATgtgaaaggaagaagaatggGAAGGGACAAATAGGGTTAaccaaagtggaaaatattGGCGTGCCATTGATAGGAGGGGACTTCACTCTATTTAATCATGACGGGAAGGTAGTAAGAAATGAagacttcaaaaaaaaattttgcttaatttattttggatTTACTTACTGTCCTGATATATGTCCACAAGAGTTGGAAAAGCAAACTATCGtgattgaaaaaattgtaaaaaaatatggagaCATCATAACCcctgtttttatttctgtgGACCCCAATAGAGACACGCTAGCCCAGGTCAAACACTACTGCAGTTCCTTTAGCGACAAGTTAGTGGGACTCACTGGCACgaaggaacaaattaaaaaagtcgCTAAGTTGTTTCGTGTATACTACAACGAACATGTCGTGGCTGACCAGGGTACCAAAACAGACACGCAAAGTGGAGACTCCCCCGTTGACAACAATTACAACTACCTTATTGATCATTCAATAATTCATTACCTACTAGATGTGGACGGAAAATTTGtcgatttttttggaaaaaattgcaccaCTAGTGAGATGGTGGAAAGGATATCTCATTACGTCGATCTTCATTTACAGAATGGGGCTACG ATGGCAGTCTGGTTTGATATGCTGACCCTTTCGGGGCTGCCCTACGTGTAG
- a CDS encoding cloroquine resistance associated protein Cg8 (putative), protein MLLRPNLAKKYNAKCPSFIFMNRNINGILKRYVASQPLGINLPEPPPREFLPNGEPKTYRLNQRYYNHKYNWERWTLRPAGVFHTYLHGEFAKDHRPLLAWLLQYPLPLAFIPYFIFAFGLSFTFHHVSYLGIKPKRFTVEWVEANKERERAENTNPITRYLDRRRKERGPHWILEDFMPPHPCYLHMSKYHHDTELLRKREEEAA, encoded by the coding sequence atgctGCTGCGACCGAATTTGGCCAAGAAGTATAATGCGAAATGCCCaagcttcatttttatgaacagaAATATTAACGGAATACTCAAGAGGTATGTTGCATCGCAACCGTTGGGGATAAACCTGCCGGAACCCCCACCAAGGGAATTTTTGCCAAATGGAGAACCCAAAACGTATCGTCTGAACCAGAGGTATTATAACCATAAGTACAATTGGGAAAGATGGACCTTAAGACCGGCTGGAGTTTTTCACACCTATTTACATGGAGAATTCGCAAAAGATCATAGACCCCTACTAGCGTGGTTACTACAGTACCCTTTACCTTTGGCCTTTATTCCCTACTTTATATTTGCCTTTGGTTTATCCTTTACATTTCACCATGTGTCCTATTTGGGCATAAAACCGAAGAGATTTACTGTCGAGTGGGTGGAGGCTAATAAGGAAAGAGAACGAGCTGAAAATACTAACCCGATTACGAGGTACCTCGataggagaagaaaagaaagaggaCCGCACTGGATTCTGGAGGACTTTATGCCTCCTCACCCGTGTTATCTACACATGAGTAAGTATCACCACGATACGGAGCTTTTGCGAAAGAGGGAGGAAGAGGCTGCATAA